One window of Trifolium pratense cultivar HEN17-A07 linkage group LG5, ARS_RC_1.1, whole genome shotgun sequence genomic DNA carries:
- the LOC123885858 gene encoding uncharacterized protein LOC123885858: MADSTDNSAETSQRNKKSVRGPTMLKAIENVRKTGIKIPLQFDLETGECYGNNASHFKSYVALLTRERCSIAKELWKHIPEGVKNAMWTDIKAIFVIPEFDDAKRNDHFKKIWFHYAAERWKDFKSRLTRTYITDPKPDDVPPYVKYPYIKKDIWEEFVKYRQTSDFKEKSQKGRENHAKNVYPHVLSRGGYKRLEEQMINEKRLSLSKDSSGLTDDDRHPSPPERYETWTRARQKKGGEFTSEPVKKVAEKIEKIVEDSKKGDFVPTRRHDVLTEAIGTPEHGGSVRGVGKKHNITTYWGRSKVSRQSQGIDVKEQLAAFKADLEAKFEEKLAQERKMMQDSLMETLKSMGLSQTSDTNNRVMVPEAQTEQLVVTGSAKGSCSPAPVKMQNELKEVVVTESAKGSRSPAPVAEAQDNMDDVQKLLMMVLKRGDDHLDVELIHCSMCTNFLMSCKCIRELLVGFIWLDMSTLSVWCSYIHRLCIENNTTNVYGILEPTFLNIVGDAGKKSDQRISQSKCKKYIQHKLQNEKKECQLLPFNHGGHWQLIILCPKINTVVVICSLHWKLNPIMEKIVSSVFTVDQMANGNRKNNTVWLYPQARKQYNSNDCGYYVMKNMLDIVTAKITDSWMEVFNDPKELTAEEMYDLRLRWSTYFLELLEG; encoded by the exons ATGGCTGATTCAACCGACAACTCTGCTGAAACTAGTCAACGTAATAAAAAAAGTGTTAGAGGTCCCACTATGTTGAAAGCAATTGAAAACGTTCGTAAAACGGGTATAAAGATCCCTCTCCAGTTTGATCTAGAAACTGGAGAGTGTTATGGTAACAATGCCTCCCATTTTAAGAGTTACGTAGCACTtcttactcgagaaagatgCAGTATTGCGAAAGAGTTGTGGAAACATATACCTGAAGGAGTAAAAAATGCTATGTGGACAGATATTAAG gCTATTTTTGTTATACCCGAGTTTGATGATGCAAAAAGGAAtgatcattttaagaaaatatggtTTCACTATGCGGCGGAGCGGTGGAAAGATTTTAAATCACGGTTGACTAGAACTTATATCACAGACCCCAAACCAGATGACGTTCCTCCATACGTCAAGTATCCTTACATCAAAAAAGATATATGGGAAGAGTTTGTGAAGTATCGACAGACCTCTGATTTTAAG GAAAAAAGTCAAAAGGGTAGGGAGAATCATGCAAAGAATGTTTACCCACATGTATTATCCCGTGGAGGGTATAAGAGGCTCGAGGAGCAGATGATCAATGAAAAGAGATTGTCCTTATCGAAAGATAGTTCTGGCTTAACTGATGATGATCGTCATCCATCTCCACCGGAACGCTATGAGACATGGACGAGAGCACGACAAAAGAAAGGGGGAGAATTCACATCCGAGCCTGTAAAAAAAGTTGCTGAGAAAATT GAGAAAATTGTTGAAGACTCAAAAAAGGGTGACTTTGTTCCAACGAGACGTCACGATGTCCTAACAGAAGCCATTGGAACACCTGAGCATGGTGGTAGTGTTCGTGGTGTtggaaaaaaacataacattacCACTTACTGGGGAAGATCAAAGGTTTCACGTCAAAGTCAAGGTATAGATGTCAAAGAGCAACTAGCAGCATTTAAAGCAGATTTGGAAGCTAAGTTTGAGGAAAAGTTGGCGCAAGAGCGTAAGATGATGCAAGATTCTCTTATGGAGACACTAAAGTCCATGGGTTTATCCCAAACCTCTGATACAAATAATAGAGTCATGGTACCTGAAGCGCAAACTGAACAACTTGTTGTCACCGGAAGCGCAAAAGGGAGTTGTTCTCCTGCACCGGTCAAGATGCAAAATGAACTCAAGGAGGTTGTTGTCACTGAAAGCGCAAAAGGAAGTCGTTCTCCTGCACCGGTAGCAGAGGCTCAAGATAACATGGACGATGTTCAGAAATTGTTAATGATGGTTCTGAAAAGGGGTGATGATCATTTGGATGTAGAATTAATTCATTGTTCAATGTGTACTAATTTTCTCATGTCTTGCAAGTGTATAAGAGAGTTGTTGGTGGGTTTTATTTGGCTCGACATGAGTACTCTAAGTGTTTGGTGCTC gTACATTCATCGTTTATGCATTGAAAACAACACCACAAATGTATATGGAATTTTGGAACCAACTTTTCTGAACATTGTTGGTGATGCTGGGAAAAAAAGTGATCagagaatatctcaaagtaAATGCAAGAAATACATCCAGCATAAGttacaaaatgaaaagaaagagtgtCAATTATTACCATTTAACCATGG AGGACATTGGCAGTTGATAATACTTTGTCCAAAGATAAATACCGTGGTTGTTATTTGTTCACTACATTGGAAACTTAATCCAATAATGGagaaaattgtttcaag TGTTTTTACGGTTGATCAAATGGCGAATGGCAATAGAAAGAACAATACCGTATGGCTTTATCCACAA gcgaggaaacaatataattcaaatgacTGTGGATactatgtaatgaaaaatatgttggacaTTGTCACTGCTAAGATAACTGATTCTTGGATGgag GTATTTAATGACCCAAAAGAGTTAACAGCTGAGGAGATGTATGACTTGCGATTACGTTGGTCAACATATTTTTTGGAGTTATTGGAGGGTTAA
- the LOC123886360 gene encoding uncharacterized protein LOC123886360: MDRSWMRANRLSTEYRHGVMEFLQFAESNAELERPPPEFPPLFLCPCINCANKEPKRTKKGIMNHLICDGICQNYTQWIWHGEVVATPSVSHRESGSVDIDDRLEDMMRDIGEDSFKRAHVYETLCSDKDEPLYPGCTNFTRLSAVLKLFNLKAKNGWTDKSFTELLELLIQMLPEGNVMPNRYYEAKKVLCPMGLEYEKIHACPNDCILYRKEFVNYNHCPTCKASRYKKKDGDSSDDEVTKTGPPAKVVWYLPIISRFKRLFANANDAKNLRWHAEERKCDGQIRHVADSLQWKKIDSLFPNFGKESRNLRLGLATDGMNPFGNQSTNHSSWPVLLMIYNLSPWLCMKRKYIMLSMMISGPRQPGNDIDVYLSPLIDDLKVLWEEGVDVFDSYSGEQFNMRAMLFCTINDFPAYGNLSGYSVKGHNACPICEKKTCYKQLKNGKKTVYLGHRKFLNRYHPYRRLRKAFDGDQENGVAPTPLTGEEVYERQRDINVVFGKCQKPKGRVPKAKVPKAESESVKRKKQPVVKSIWKKRSVFFDLPYWSSLDVRHCIDVMHVEKNVCDSVIGTLLDIKGKTKDGAHARLDMDLMGIRQELLPQKINDKTYLPPACHTLSKDEKTSFCKCLQSIKVPHGYSSNVKSLVSMKDLKLIGLKSHDCHVLMQQLLPVAIRGILPDNVRKAICRLCLFFNAICCKAIDPLKLDELENEAAVILCQLEMYFPPSFFDIMVHLIVHLVREIRLCGPIYLRWMYPIERYMKILKGYTKNPHRPEASIVERYIAEEAIEFCSNYLSEVDAIGVPKSRHDGRCDGVGTQGLNVKSMHIDIILQAHLYILNNTDEVQPYLSAHKSIIKKMHDKMNEKWVLREHNKKFSEWFKEKVCQDDSVSDTIKWLSYEPKCNILTWSAYDINKTSFYTKSKDDRSTMQNSGVMIVAESMHFSSSKDKNPVMASTPYFGVIEEIWEVDYVVFKVPLFKCKWIDINNGVRIDELGFTIVDLCKLAYKDEPFIMASQAKQVFYVKDPSNERWSVVLQGKNVHGSYENQELDISEIPPFSSDVPTFIEENEEDDVHAAIRLDHDEGIWD, translated from the coding sequence ATGGACCGTAGTTGGATGAGAGCTAATCGATTAAGTACTGAGTACAGACATGGAGTGATGGAATTTCTACAGTTTGCGGAAAGTAATGCTGAACTAGAACGTCCTCCTCCTGAATTTCCTCCACTTTTTCTATGTCCGTGTATAAATTGTGCAAATAAAGAACCAAAACGTACTAAGAAAGGAATCATGAATCATCTAATTTGTGACgggatttgtcaaaattatacacaatGGATATGGCACGGTGAAGTAGTTGCAACGCCAAGTGTGTCCCATAGAGAAAGTGGTAGTGTGGATATCGATGATCGACTGGAAGACATGATGCGTGATATTGGAGAAGATTCGTTTAAGAGGGCGCATGTGTATGAAACTTTATGCAGTGACAAGGATGAACCATTGTATCCGGGATGCACAAATTTTACCCGTTTGTCTGCGgtgttaaaattgtttaatttgaaaGCAAAAAATGGGTGGACCGACAAAAGTTTCACTGAATTGCTTGAATTGTTGATACAAATGCTTCCAGAAGGTAATGTAATGCCAAATCGTTATTACGAGGCGAAAAAAGTATTGTGTCCAATGGGTTTGGAGTATGAAAAGATACATGCATGCCCTAATGATTGTATATTATACCGAAAAGAGTTTGTAAACTATAATCATTGTCCGACATGTAAGGCGTCTCgctacaaaaagaaagatggtgATTCTAGTGATGATGAGGTGACCAAAACGGGTCCTCCCGCGAAAGTCGTATGGTACCTACCAATAATTTCAAGGTTCAAGAGATTGTTTGCTAATGCAAATGACGCAAAGAATCTTAGATGGCATGcagaagagagaaaatgtgatGGCCAAATTCGCCATGTAGCTGATTCTTTGCAATGGAAGAAAATTGACTCTTTGTTTCCAAATTTTGGCAAAGAGTCGAGAAACCTTAGACTTGGACTTGCTACTGATGGAATGAATCCGTTTGGTAATCAAAGTACTAACCATAGTTCATGGCCTGTTCTCCTGATGATTTACAACCTATCTCCTTGGTTGTGCATGAAgcgtaaatatattatgttatcgaTGATGATTTCAGGCCCAAGACAACCAGGAAATGACATAGATGTTTATCTAAGTCCactaattgatgatttgaaagtGTTGTGGGAGGAAGGAGTGGATGTTTTTGATTCGTATTCTGGTGAACAGTTCAACATGCGTGCCATGTTGTTTTGCACCATCAACGACTTTCCGGCATACGGCAATTTGTCTGGGTATTCCGTTAAAGGGCATAATGCGTGTCccatatgtgaaaaaaaaacatgttataaGCAACtgaaaaatggaaagaagacTGTTTATCTTGGCCACCGAAAATTTCTAAATCGTTATCATCCATATCGTAGATTGCGAAAAGCTTTTGACGGAGACCAAGAGAATGGTGTTGCTCCAACGCCCTTAACTGGAGAGGAAGTTTATGAACGACAACGAGACATTAATGTTGTCTTCGGAAAGTGCCAAAAGCCAAAAGGGAGAGTGCCAAAAGCGAAAGTGCCAAAAGCCGAAAGTGAAAGTGTCAAAAGGAAAAAGCAGCCTGTTGTGAAAAGTATATGGAAAAAGAGGTCAGTGTTCTTTGATCTTCCATATTGGTCTAGTCTTGATGTAAGACATTGTATTGATGTGATGCACGTGGAGAAAAATGTATGTGATAGTGTAATTGGAACACTTCTCGACATTAAAGGCAAGACAAAAGATGGTGCACATGCTCGTCTtgatatggatttgatgggTATACGACAAGAGTTATTACCACAAAAAATCAATGACAAGACATATTTGCCTCCCGCGTGTCACACTTTGTCTAAAGACGAGAAAACAAGTTTTTGCAAGTGTTTACAAAGTATCAAAGTGCCACATGGTTACTCGTCAAATGTCAAGAGCCTTGTATCAATGAAAGATCTCAAATTAATCGGCTTAAAATCTCATGATTGTCATGTCTTGATGCAACAACTACTACCTGTGGCTATTCGTGGGATATTGCCCGATAATGTTAGGAAAGCTATATGCAGGTTGTGCTTATTCTTCAATGCAATATGTTGTAAAGCAATTGATCCATTGAAGTTAGACGAGTTGGAAAACGAAGCTGCAGTTATCTTGTGTCAATTGGAGATGTATTTTCCTCcttcattttttgacattatGGTTCATTTGATTGTTCATCTAGTAAGGGAGATTAGATTGTGTGGCCCAATTTATTTACGGTGGATGTATCCAATAGAGCGATACATGAAGATCCTAAAAGGGTATACAAAAAACCCACACCGTCCGGAAGCTTCGATTGTTGAGAGGTACATTGCAGAAGAAGCTATTGAGTTTTGTTCAAACTATTTGTCAGAAGTGGATGCTATAGGGGTTCCCAAGTCTCGTCATGATGGAAGATGTGACGGTGTGGGCACGCAAGGTTTAAATGTCAAGAGCATGCATATTGATATAATTCTTCAAGCGCATTTGTATATATTGAATAACACTGATGAAGTTCAACCTTACTTGTCTGCTCACAAAAGCATCATAAAGAAAATGCACGATAAGATGAATGAAAAATGGGTGTTAAGAGAGCATAATAAGAAATTCTCAGAGTGGTTTAAAGAAAAGGTCTGCCAAGATGATAGTGTTTCCGATACAATAAAGTGGTTGTCCTATGAGCCTAAATGTAACATATTGACTTGGAGTGCATATGATATTAACAAAACTTCCTTTTATACAAAATCAAAGGATGACCGCAGTACCATGCAAAATAGTGGGGTTATGATTGTGGCAGAGTCCATGCACTTCTCtagttccaaagataaaaatccggTTATGGCATCTACACCCTACTTTGGGGTGATTGAAGAGATCTGGGAGGTTGATTACGTTGTGTTTAAAGTGCCTTTATTTAAATGTAAATGGATTGATATCAACAATGGTGTGAGAATTGATGAATTAGGATTTACAATAGTTGATCTTTGCAAGTTAGCTTATAAAGACGAACCTTTCATCATGGCATCCCAAGCAAAACAGGTGTTTTATGTCAAAGATCCTTCTAATGAACGGTGGTCGGTGGTTCTACAAGGAAAAAATGTGCATGGTAGTTATGAAAATCAAGAGCTTGATATTTCCGAAATTCCTCCTTTCTCATCAGATGTGCCTACCTTCATTGAAGAAAACGAAGAGGATGATGTGCATGCAGCTATTCGTTTAGATCATGACGAAGGAATATGGGATTAG
- the LOC123885061 gene encoding uncharacterized protein LOC123885061: protein MRKNFKAKSSGIKLEVTWNNRGQPIGRNSRYLSSYIGVTARRIVPIYFDRWNAKDETVRPAYDAYKKDIWDEIRSAFEIGDEHYDYVMTAAGTCLRAFRTKLTTEYLRGGDGNVIRQRPSKYSHVIEQEHWDIFVARRETEEFQVV, encoded by the exons ATGCGAAAAAATTTCAAAGCTAAAAGTAGTGGAATTAAGTTGGAA GTTACATGGAATAATAGAGGGCAGCCAATTGGACGTAACAGCAGATACTTAAGTAGTTATATTGGTGTCACCGCTCGTCGGATAGTTCCAATTTATTTTGACCGTTGGAACGCGAAAGATGAAACCGTAAGACCTGCCTATgatgcttataaaaaagatatttGGGACGAAATTAGA TCAGCTTTTGAAATTGGCGATGAACATTACGATTATGTAATGACAGCAGCTGGAACTTGTCTTAGAGCATTTAGAACCAAGTTGACAACGGAGTATCTAAGAGGTGGTGATGGTAATGTTATTAGACAACGGCCGAGTAAATATTCTCATGTAATTGAGCAAGAGCATTGGGATATTTTTGTTGCTAGGCGTGAGACTGAAGAATTTCAG GTAGTTTGA
- the LOC123886359 gene encoding cell wall protein RTB1-like encodes MPISSIPATSSKKKKSAKSTKKVSESSPSISIKSDSIKSKKKKPQSPVKRGLSMSDLYLSKNSSETANVESHDVASGKNANVESSNKVNEESVKSVSEKVNQETLSAKENPSSVETLGKTQNVAENVCVTNNPSGPENMAVPTNVISDVTEKSQEKDVVTDAPTSVEPSSIPTDAEKDVEASKGGSSPHANTATGSFGSGSNTEASTEEEVNKESTPEDVADSEPENEAGEDSEKTSNKEQDIVDVDEVPSEEDLQPPPTQKGIGRRLRSRTTTPAPVVTTTPIVTKKTKDNTLKPVKYGPKKGWSKPIPPPEKKKGVLKRKNAPSSDSDFEAEKDDSSIKPPAKKAMSAKKAMPQSAAPDIEDFPCDNVSFHLPSYAQRWGIICKRRLALERELGKDILECEEIVSLINDAGLIKTVWGLGSCYEKLVREFVVNIPIGCDNPLDKEFQKVYVRGKCVTFSPSVINKVLGNAYDPHPDIDVSDNVVCKTITAEKVKTWPKKEKVPAVKLTQKYAILNRIASVNWVPTTHASDIATNLVVQHAKTSVTKQPITFPTLICDIILSQHPNIRAEGESAKKRATPLAIHQKLYSKQHAPDIVGPSNAAADTPMTRKEMIAMLEANCKELDEKKLQFERMIHALRVEEAAAQAGDDGSSGEEEADSDAEGEESDSSPSASV; translated from the exons ATGCCCATATCAAGTATTCCTGCAACTagttctaagaagaagaaatctgcaAAATCTACTAAGAAAGTAAGTGAATCGTCTCCCTCAATCTCTATTAAGTCTGATTCTATTAagtctaagaagaagaaaccccAATCTCCTGTAAAAAGGGGTTTGAGCATGTCTGATCTCTACTTGAGTAAGAATTCTTCTGAAACTGCGAATGTGGAATCGCATGATGTTGCCTCCGGCAAAAATGCGAATGTTGAATCGTCTAATAAAGTTAATGAAGAAAGTGTTAAGTCTGTGTCTGAAAAAGTGAATCAAGAAACCCTTTCTGCAAAAGAAAACCCTAGTTCTGTTGAAACCCTAGGAAAAACCCAAAATGTTGCTGAGAATGTTTGTGTGACCAATAATCCTAGTGGTCCTGAGAATATGGCAGTTCCCACGAATGTCATATCTGATGTTACTGAAAAATCCCAAGAAAAGGATGTTGTAACCGATGCTCCAACCAGTGTTGAGCCATCCTCTATACCAACTGATGCTGAGAAGGATGTTGAAGCATCCAAAGGAGGATCTAGCCCACATGCTAACACTGCCACTGGGTCGTTTGGCAGTGGATCTAATACTGAAGCTTCCACTGAAGAGGAAGTAAACAAAGAAAGTACCCCTGAAGATGTGGCTGATTCTGAGCCAGAGAATGAAGCTGGTGAGGACTCTGAGAAAACCTCCAATAAGGAACAGGACATAGTGGATGTTGATGAAGTCCCCTCTGAAGAAGATTTGCAACCTCCACCTACTCAGAAAGGAATTGGGAGAAGACTGAGAAGCAGGACCACTACACCTGCACCTGTTGTTACCACTACCCCTATTGTCACCAAGAAAACAAAGGACAATACTCTGAAGCCTGTCAAGTATGGTCCTAAGAAAGGATGGAGCAAGCCTATACCTCCtcctgaaaagaaaaagggtGTGCTGAAAAGGAAGAATGCACCATCAAGTGACTCTGATTTTGAAGCTGAAAAGGATGACTCAAGCATCAAGCCTCCTGCTAAGAAGGCTATGTCTGCTAAAAAGGCCATGCCTCAATCTGCTGCTCCGGACATTGAAGACTTCCCTTGtgacaatgtttcatttcatcttccatcTTATGCTCAACGATGGGGAATCATTTGCAAAAGAAGATTGGCCCTGGAAAGGGAACTAGGCAAAGATATTCTGGAATGTGAAGAGATTGTGAGTTTGATCAATGATGCTGGATTGATCAAAACTGTGTGGGGTTTAGGCTCCTGCTATGAGAAGCTGGTTAGGGAGTTTGTTGTCAACATCCCTATAGGTTGTGACAATCCCTTGGACAAAGAATTTCAGAAGGTATATGTTCGAGGAAAATGTGTGACATTTTCTCCAAGTGTGATCAACAAGGTGCTGGGTAATGCTTATGATCCTCACCCTGACATAGATGTATCTGACAATGTGGTCTGCAAAACTATCACAGCTGAAAAGGTGAAAACCTGGCCCAAGAAGGAGAAGGTACCTGCTGTCAAGCTAACCCAAAAGTATGCCATCTTGAATCGTATTGCATCTGTCAACTGGGTTCCTACAACACATGCATCTGACATtgcaacaaatctgg ttgtgCAGCATGCCAAGACCTCTGTCACCAAGCAACCCATTACATTTCCAACCCTAATCTGTGACATCATCTTGTCCCAACATCCTAATATAAGGGCTGAGGGTGAGTCTGCTAAGAAAAGGGCAACTCCTCTGGCCATTCATCAGAAGCTGTACAGTAAACAGCATGCTCCAGATATTGTTGGACCATCAAATGCTGCTGCTGACACTCCTATGACAAGGAAGGAGATGATTGCTATGCTGGAAGCAAACTGTAAGGAGCTAGATGAAAAGAAGTTGCAGTTTGAAAGAATGATACATGCTCTCAGGGTTGAAGAGGCTGCAGCTCAAGCAGGTGATGATGGTTCTAGtggtgaagaagaagctgactcagatgctgaaggagaagaaagtgaTTCCTCCCCAAGTGCTTCTGTGTAA